The Tachyglossus aculeatus isolate mTacAcu1 chromosome 7, mTacAcu1.pri, whole genome shotgun sequence genome includes a region encoding these proteins:
- the YOD1 gene encoding LOW QUALITY PROTEIN: ubiquitin thioesterase OTU1 (The sequence of the model RefSeq protein was modified relative to this genomic sequence to represent the inferred CDS: deleted 8 bases in 6 codons; substituted 1 base at 1 genomic stop codon), with protein MWRLRCQAENGTHVLQGLWSGSRVWELERQIAAVTGIAPGGQRILVGFPPACLRLGDAHAALGDLPLKSGDTLIVEEDRDVAKTPSPAVMKHGAPSSVRDALPVLARKVVPADNSCLFTSVFYVVEGGVLDPACAPEMRSLIAQIVASDPEFYCEAVLGKTNREYCDWIRRDDTWGRCHRGILLSKFYQCEFCVVDTQTVRIDRFGEDAGYTKRVLLIYDGIHYDPLQRVFCDPGHPPLTIFSSNDDVVLAQALELADEARRKRLVPTXNRFTLRCMVCQKGLTGQAEAREHAKETGHTNFGEV; from the exons ATGTGGCGGCTCCGGTGCCAGGCGGAGAACGGGACGCACGTGCTGCAGGGCCTGTGGAGCGGGTCCCGGGTGTGGGAGCTGGAGCGGCAGATCGCCGCCGTCACCGGCATCGCCCCCGGCGGGCAGCGCATCCTGGTGGGCTTCCCGCCCGCCTGCCTCCGCCTCGGAGACGCGCACGCCGCCCTCGGGGACCTGCCCCTCAAGTCCG GAGATACCCTGATCGTAGAAGAGGACAGAGACGTGGCCAAGACTCCATCTCCTGCAGTCATGaaacacggggctcccagttctGTCAGGGACGCTCTGCCCGTACTCGCCAGGAAAGTGGTCCCGGCCGACAATTCCTGTCTCTTCACCAGCGTGTTCTATGTGGTGGAAGGGGGAGTCCTGGACCCGGCCTGTGCCCCTGAGATGCGCAGCCTGATCGCGCAGATAGTGGCCAGTGATCCCGAGTTCTACTGCGAGGCGGTCCTGGGGAAAACAAATCGAGAGTAC TGCGACTGGATCCGGAGGGACGATACTTGGGGGCGGTGCCATCGAGGTATCCTCTTATCGAAGTTCTATCAGTGCGAATTCTGCGTC GTGGACACCCAGACGGTCAGAATCGACCGCTTCGGGGAAGACGCCGGCTACACCAAGAGGGTCCTGCTGATTTACGAC GGCATCCACTACGATCCGCTCCAGCGTGTCTTCTGCGACCCCGGACACCCC CCTCTGACCATCTTCTCCTCGAACGACGACGTCGTTCTCGCGCAGGCGTTGGAGTTGGCCGAcgaggccaggaggaagaggctggTT CCGACGTGAAACCGCTTCACCCTGAGGTGCATGGTGTGCCAGAAGGGGTTGACCGGCCAGGCG GAAGCAAGGGAGCATGCCAAGGAGACCGGCCATACCAACTTCGGCGAGGTGTGA